Proteins co-encoded in one Medicago truncatula cultivar Jemalong A17 chromosome 8, MtrunA17r5.0-ANR, whole genome shotgun sequence genomic window:
- the LOC112417468 gene encoding class II metallothionein-like protein 1A, with protein MADMGSRMVCDNVCGCTIPCAGGSTCRCTGSESSSEVDHTTCSCGEHCGCNPCACPKNVAAGTGCKCSSACACTSCHT; from the exons ATGGCAGATATGGGATCTAGAATGGTATGTGACAATGTGTGTGGCTGCACAATTCCGTGTGCTGGTGGTTCCACTTGCAG GTGCACAGGGAGTGAATCCTCAAGTGAAGTTGATCACACAACATGTTCTTGTGGGGAGCACTGTGGTTGCAACCCATGCGCATGTCCTAAGAATGTTGCAGCTGGAACTGGTTGCAAATGTTCCTCAGCTTGCGCATGTACTTCCTGTCACACCTGA